The Calditerricola satsumensis genome contains the following window.
TCCCGTCGTCCTTCGAGCGCCTTGGTCAGCGTCACCTCGTCGGCGTACTCCAGGTCACCGCCGACCGGCAGGCCGTGAGCGATCCGCGTCACGCGGATTCCTGCCGGCTTGATGAGCCGTGCAAGGTACATCGCCGTCGCCTCGCCTTCGATGGTGGGATTGGTGGCCAAGATGACTTCCTGCACCGGTTCCGTCTTCAGCCGCTCCAAGAGCTCGGCAATGCGAAGATCATCCGGGCCCACGCCGTCCATCGGCGAAAGCGCCCCATGCAACACGTGGTACAGCCCATGAAACTCATGGGTTTTCTCCATCGCCACCACGTCTTTCGGATCCTGCACAACGCAGATGACCGACCGATCCCGTTTAGGGTCCCGGCAGATGCGACACGGGTCGACATCCGTGATGTTCTGGCAGACGGAACAGT
Protein-coding sequences here:
- the recR gene encoding recombination mediator RecR, whose amino-acid sequence is MVYPEPIAKLIEGLMKLPGIGPKTAGRLAFYVLSMDEEDVLDLAKALVNAKRQLRHCSVCQNITDVDPCRICRDPKRDRSVICVVQDPKDVVAMEKTHEFHGLYHVLHGALSPMDGVGPDDLRIAELLERLKTEPVQEVILATNPTIEGEATAMYLARLIKPAGIRVTRIAHGLPVGGDLEYADEVTLTKALEGRREL